In the genome of Mugil cephalus isolate CIBA_MC_2020 chromosome 21, CIBA_Mcephalus_1.1, whole genome shotgun sequence, one region contains:
- the LOC124999280 gene encoding uncharacterized protein LOC124999280 isoform X1: protein MMNEFKWIKLLSLMILMLQFTATTGQRSYVTVRVGHDVTLSCGNVRDGQKNCDSTTWLFNGLRDRTTVELVKHGQIRSKPDRLRVTTNCSLVIKKVTDDDVGLYTCRQFISGRQQGADFQVYLSVITMTEREDNDKVVLFCSVLDYDPCSHTVEWLYEGKEEISDMEISPPSCSDPVTFTSSHLNQRIYELLKCKVTNVYTKKVQLFTFSPQSSGNDPTTTTTTTTTRKSTTTTIKPTTPITEMTATSKLTSSEQTINNNPSDQQGWSWWWYIFIPVGLAAVLIVVVIIRWKKTKGETKVLMKLCWSLAIDAPVDSDLSFLCFQETRHKLKKTLLNLRMVFATPPSATPRRPRVKLKPRTVMMMMKVALWSTAL, encoded by the exons atgatgaatgaattcaaATGGATTAAACTGTTgtcactgatgatactgatgctTCAGTTTACAG caacaactggaCAACGTTCATATGTCACTGTCAGAGTTGGACATGACGTCACTTTGTCTTGTGGAAATGtgagagatggacagaagaactgTGACAGTACTACCTGGTTGTTCAATGGTTTAAGAGACAGAACAACAGTAGAGCTGGTTAAACATGGACAGATCAGATCTaaaccagacagactgagagttACAACAAACTGTTCTCTGGTTATAAAGAAGGTCACAGATGATGATGTTGGTCTTTACACCTGCAGACAGTTCATATCAGGACGACAACAAGgagcagactttcaggtttatcTGTCTGTTATTACCA tgACTGAACGTGAGGACAATGATAAAGTCGTCttgttctgctctgtgttgGATTATGATCCATGTAGTCACACAGTGGAGTGGCTGTATGAGGGTAAAGAGGAAATATCAGACATGGAGATATCACCACCTTCCTGCTCTGACCCtgtgacatttacatcatcTCACCTTAACCAGAGGATTTATGAGTTATTGAAGTGTAAAGTGACAAATGTTTACACTAAGAAAGTTCAGCTGTTTACCTTCAGCCCTCAGTCCTCAG GCAAtgatccaacaacaacaacaacaactactactactagaaaatcaaccacaacaacaataaaaccaacaacTCCAATTACAGAGATGACAGCAACATCTAAACTAACCTCATCAGAacagacaatcaacaacaatccATCAGATCAACAAG GTTGGTCATGGTGGTGGTACATTTTCATTCCTGTGGGTTTAGCAGCAGTCTTAATTGTTGTGGTGATCATCAGATGGAAGAAAACTAAAGGTGAAACGAAAGTTTTGATGAAGCTGTGCTGGAGTTTGGCTATTGATGCTCCAGTTGActctgatttgtcttttttatgttttcaggaAACAAGACACAAGTTGAAGAAAACACT GCTCAACCTGAGGATGGTGTTTGCTACGCCTCCATCAGCTACACCAAGAAGACCAAGAGTAAAGCTAAAGCCCAG GaccgtgatgatgatgatgaaggtggctctgtggtctaCAGCACTGTGa
- the LOC124999280 gene encoding uncharacterized protein LOC124999280 isoform X2, with amino-acid sequence MMNEFKWIKLLSLMILMLQFTATTGQRSYVTVRVGHDVTLSCGNVRDGQKNCDSTTWLFNGLRDRTTVELVKHGQIRSKPDRLRVTTNCSLVIKKVTDDDVGLYTCRQFISGRQQGADFQVYLSVITMTEREDNDKVVLFCSVLDYDPCSHTVEWLYEGKEEISDMEISPPSCSDPVTFTSSHLNQRIYELLKCKVTNVYTKKVQLFTFSPQSSGNDPTTTTTTTTTRKSTTTTIKPTTPITEMTATSKLTSSEQTINNNPSDQQGWSWWWYIFIPVGLAAVLIVVVIIRWKKTKGNKTQVEENTAQPEDGVCYASISYTKKTKSKAKAQDRDDDDEGGSVVYSTVKASSSSADPRDFYSTINELNK; translated from the exons atgatgaatgaattcaaATGGATTAAACTGTTgtcactgatgatactgatgctTCAGTTTACAG caacaactggaCAACGTTCATATGTCACTGTCAGAGTTGGACATGACGTCACTTTGTCTTGTGGAAATGtgagagatggacagaagaactgTGACAGTACTACCTGGTTGTTCAATGGTTTAAGAGACAGAACAACAGTAGAGCTGGTTAAACATGGACAGATCAGATCTaaaccagacagactgagagttACAACAAACTGTTCTCTGGTTATAAAGAAGGTCACAGATGATGATGTTGGTCTTTACACCTGCAGACAGTTCATATCAGGACGACAACAAGgagcagactttcaggtttatcTGTCTGTTATTACCA tgACTGAACGTGAGGACAATGATAAAGTCGTCttgttctgctctgtgttgGATTATGATCCATGTAGTCACACAGTGGAGTGGCTGTATGAGGGTAAAGAGGAAATATCAGACATGGAGATATCACCACCTTCCTGCTCTGACCCtgtgacatttacatcatcTCACCTTAACCAGAGGATTTATGAGTTATTGAAGTGTAAAGTGACAAATGTTTACACTAAGAAAGTTCAGCTGTTTACCTTCAGCCCTCAGTCCTCAG GCAAtgatccaacaacaacaacaacaactactactactagaaaatcaaccacaacaacaataaaaccaacaacTCCAATTACAGAGATGACAGCAACATCTAAACTAACCTCATCAGAacagacaatcaacaacaatccATCAGATCAACAAG GTTGGTCATGGTGGTGGTACATTTTCATTCCTGTGGGTTTAGCAGCAGTCTTAATTGTTGTGGTGATCATCAGATGGAAGAAAACTAAAG gaAACAAGACACAAGTTGAAGAAAACACT GCTCAACCTGAGGATGGTGTTTGCTACGCCTCCATCAGCTACACCAAGAAGACCAAGAGTAAAGCTAAAGCCCAG GaccgtgatgatgatgatgaaggtggctctgtggtctaCAGCACTGTGaaagcttcctcctcttctgctgaTCCCAGAGACTTCTATTCTACCATCAACGAACTAAACAAATAA
- the LOC124999451 gene encoding uncharacterized protein LOC124999451 produces the protein MILMLQFTATTGQRSSVTVRVGHDVTLSCGNVRDGQKNCDSTDWYFNGLRDRTTVELVEHGQIRSKPDRRRVTTNCSLVIKKVTDDDVGRYTCRQIISGQQQGADFQVYLSVTTMTEHEDNDKVVLFCSVLDYDSCRYTVEWLYEGKEEISDMEISPPSCSANVTFPSFHLNQRIYELLKCKVTNVYTKKVQLFTFSPQSSGKNQTSFYHL, from the exons atgatactgatgctTCAGTTTACAG caacaactggaCAACGTTCATCTGTCACTGTCAGAGTTGGACATGACGTCACTTTGTCTTGTGGAAATGtaagagatggacagaagaactgTGACAGTACTGACTGGTACTTCAATGGTTTAAGAGACAGAACAACAGTAGAGCTGGTTGAACATGGACAGATCAGATCTAAACCAGACAGACGGAGAGTTACAACAAACTGTTCTCTGGTTATAAAGAAGGTCACAGATGATGATGTTGGTCGTTACACCTGCAGACAGATCATATCAGGACAACAACAAGgagcagactttcaggtttatcTGTCTGTTACTACCA tgACTGAACATGAGGACAATGATAAAGTCGTCttgttctgctctgtgttgGATTATGATTCATGTAGATACACAGTGGAGTGGCTCTATGAGGGTAAAGAGGAAATATCAGACATGGAGATATCACCACCTTCCTGCTCTGCCAATGTGACATTTCCATCATTTCACCTTAATCAGAGGATTTATGAGTTATTGAAGTGTAAAGTGACAAATGTTTACACTAAGAAAGTTCAGCTGTTTACCTTCAGCCCTCAGTCCTCAGGTAAGAATCAAACCAGTTTCTATCATCTATGA
- the LOC124999299 gene encoding fatty acid-binding protein, brain — protein MVDAFCATWKLVDSENFDDYMKALGVGFATRQVGNVTKPTLIISQEGDKVVIRTQSTFKNTEISFKLGEEFDETTADDRTCKSTVSLDGDKLVHVQKWDGKETKFVREIKDGKMIMNLTFEDIHAVRTYEKA, from the exons ATGGTCGACGCCTTCTGTGCCACTTGGAAACTGGTTGACAGTGAGAATTTCGATGACTACATGAAAGCGCTGG GTGTGGGCTTTGCCACCAGGCAGGTCGGTAATGTGACCAAACCGACTCTGATCATCAGCCAGGAGGGAGACAAGGTGGTGATCCGCACCCAGAGCACCTTCAAGAACACGGAGATCTCCTTCAAGCTGGGAGAGGAGTTTGACGAAACCACCGCGGACGACAGAACCTGCAAA tCCACAGTGTCTCTGGATGGAGATAAGCTGGTGCACGTCCAGAAGTGGGACGGCAAAGAGACCAAGTTCGTCAGAGAAATCAAGGACGGCAAGATGATCATG AATTTGACCTTTGAAGATATCCATGCAGTGCGTACCTACGAGAAGGCATGA
- the smpdl3a gene encoding acid sphingomyelinase-like phosphodiesterase 3a isoform X1 codes for MFIGYVTHRAVCFNAVNMEQLLCLLFLLFVAPLSAAPTGSSSYLPGTGEPKTRNLTAQEIKHDPLPGRFWHITDLHLDPSYHLAPDPTKVCFSSKGAPATKAGLFGDFLCDSPYRLIQSAFAHMAPLTQEQDFIVWTGDSPPHVPPDELSTDLVIRVIANMTQTIRQHFPNLTVYPALGNHDYWPQDQMPDSANAIYSAVAQLWKPWLQSDALLTLSQGGFYSQVVKPGLRLISLNTILYYGPNKVTTNMTDPAGQFEWLEKTLEKAAQRSEKVYIIAHVPVGYLPFVRNITAIRESHNERLVSIFRKYSHVIAGHFYGHTHRDSIMVLLDQQGKPVNSLFVSPAVTPIKNVLEPFSNNPGFRMYLYSSKDYALLDIWQYYLNLTEANEKQRSDWRLEYIMTEAFGLTDLQPQRLLELGLSFRLPQTKAFDRYFSHFMVSYNNSIICDGDCKVSQVCAVLYLDQLSYSKCAKGKW; via the exons atgtttatagGCTATGTGACACACCGTGCTGTCTGCTTTAACGCTGTCAACATGGAGCAGCTCCTGTGTCTCCTGTTCTTGTTGTTCGTTGCTCCACTTTCAGCAGCACCGACTGGAAGCAGCAGCTACCTGCCGGGGACAGGTGAGCCCAAAACCCGGAACTTAACTGCTCAAGAGATCAAACATGACCCCCTACCAG GCCGGTTCTGGCACATCACCGACCTCCACCTGGATCCCTCCTACCACTTGGCCCCGGACCCCACCAAGGTGTGCTTCTCCTCCAAAGGAGCCCCCGCCACCAAGGCCGGCCTGTTCGGGGACTTCCTGTGTGACTCTCCCTACCGCCTCATCCAGTCGGCCTTCGCTCACATGGCGCCGCTCACACAGGAGCAGGACTTCATCGTCTGGACCGg CGACAGCCCGCCTCACGTCCCTCCAGACGAGCTCTCTACGGACTTGGTGATCCGGGTGATTGCTAACATGACCCAGACCATCAGACAGCACTTCCCCAACCTGACAGTCTATCCTGCACTGGGGAACCATGACTACTGGCCGCAG GACCAGATGCCAGACTCCGCTAATGCCATCTACTCAGCTGTTGCCCAACTGTGGAAACCCTGGTTACAGTCTGACGCTCTGCTCACACTCTCACAAG GTGGCTTCTACTCCCAAGTGGTCAAGCCTGGTTTGCGGCTGATTAGTCTCAACACTATCCTCTATTACGGTCCAAATAAAGTCACGACCAACATGACGGACCCTGCTGGACAGTTTGAGTGGTTGGAGAAGACTCTGGAGAAAGCTGCCCAGAGATCGGAAAAG GTGTACATCATAGCCCACGTACCAGTGGGGTATTTACCCTTTGTCAGAAACATTACTGCTATAAGAGAGAGCCACAACGAGAGGCTGGTCTCCATCTTCAGGAAGTACAGTCATGTCATCGCGGGCCACTTCTATGGCCACACCCATCGAGATAGCATCATGGTGCTGCTGGATCAACAAG GTAAACCAGTGAATTCTCTTTTCGTGTCACCGGCTGTTACACCAATCAAAAATGTTCTGGAGCCCTTCTCTAACAACCCTGGTTTCCGCATGTACCTGTACAGCTCCAAGGACTACGCTCTGTTG gATATCTGGCAGTACTATTTGAATCTGACGGAAGCCAATGAGAAACAAAGATCTGACTGGAGGCTTGAATATATCATGACTGAGGCTTTTGGACTGACTGACCTGCAGCCTCAACGCCTTCTTGAGCTGGGCCTGAGCTTCAGGCTGCCGCAGACCAAAGCCTTTGACCGATATTTCAGTCACTTCATGGTCAGCTACAACAACAGTATCATCTGTGACGGAGACTGTAAGGTCAGCCAGGTGTGTGCGGTGCTCTACCTGGACCAGCTGTCCTACTCCAAATGTGCTAAGGGAAAATGGTAG
- the smpdl3a gene encoding acid sphingomyelinase-like phosphodiesterase 3a isoform X2, which translates to MFIGYVTHRAVCFNAVNMEQLLCLLFLLFVAPLSAAPTGSSSYLPGTGRFWHITDLHLDPSYHLAPDPTKVCFSSKGAPATKAGLFGDFLCDSPYRLIQSAFAHMAPLTQEQDFIVWTGDSPPHVPPDELSTDLVIRVIANMTQTIRQHFPNLTVYPALGNHDYWPQDQMPDSANAIYSAVAQLWKPWLQSDALLTLSQGGFYSQVVKPGLRLISLNTILYYGPNKVTTNMTDPAGQFEWLEKTLEKAAQRSEKVYIIAHVPVGYLPFVRNITAIRESHNERLVSIFRKYSHVIAGHFYGHTHRDSIMVLLDQQGKPVNSLFVSPAVTPIKNVLEPFSNNPGFRMYLYSSKDYALLDIWQYYLNLTEANEKQRSDWRLEYIMTEAFGLTDLQPQRLLELGLSFRLPQTKAFDRYFSHFMVSYNNSIICDGDCKVSQVCAVLYLDQLSYSKCAKGKW; encoded by the exons atgtttatagGCTATGTGACACACCGTGCTGTCTGCTTTAACGCTGTCAACATGGAGCAGCTCCTGTGTCTCCTGTTCTTGTTGTTCGTTGCTCCACTTTCAGCAGCACCGACTGGAAGCAGCAGCTACCTGCCGGGGACAG GCCGGTTCTGGCACATCACCGACCTCCACCTGGATCCCTCCTACCACTTGGCCCCGGACCCCACCAAGGTGTGCTTCTCCTCCAAAGGAGCCCCCGCCACCAAGGCCGGCCTGTTCGGGGACTTCCTGTGTGACTCTCCCTACCGCCTCATCCAGTCGGCCTTCGCTCACATGGCGCCGCTCACACAGGAGCAGGACTTCATCGTCTGGACCGg CGACAGCCCGCCTCACGTCCCTCCAGACGAGCTCTCTACGGACTTGGTGATCCGGGTGATTGCTAACATGACCCAGACCATCAGACAGCACTTCCCCAACCTGACAGTCTATCCTGCACTGGGGAACCATGACTACTGGCCGCAG GACCAGATGCCAGACTCCGCTAATGCCATCTACTCAGCTGTTGCCCAACTGTGGAAACCCTGGTTACAGTCTGACGCTCTGCTCACACTCTCACAAG GTGGCTTCTACTCCCAAGTGGTCAAGCCTGGTTTGCGGCTGATTAGTCTCAACACTATCCTCTATTACGGTCCAAATAAAGTCACGACCAACATGACGGACCCTGCTGGACAGTTTGAGTGGTTGGAGAAGACTCTGGAGAAAGCTGCCCAGAGATCGGAAAAG GTGTACATCATAGCCCACGTACCAGTGGGGTATTTACCCTTTGTCAGAAACATTACTGCTATAAGAGAGAGCCACAACGAGAGGCTGGTCTCCATCTTCAGGAAGTACAGTCATGTCATCGCGGGCCACTTCTATGGCCACACCCATCGAGATAGCATCATGGTGCTGCTGGATCAACAAG GTAAACCAGTGAATTCTCTTTTCGTGTCACCGGCTGTTACACCAATCAAAAATGTTCTGGAGCCCTTCTCTAACAACCCTGGTTTCCGCATGTACCTGTACAGCTCCAAGGACTACGCTCTGTTG gATATCTGGCAGTACTATTTGAATCTGACGGAAGCCAATGAGAAACAAAGATCTGACTGGAGGCTTGAATATATCATGACTGAGGCTTTTGGACTGACTGACCTGCAGCCTCAACGCCTTCTTGAGCTGGGCCTGAGCTTCAGGCTGCCGCAGACCAAAGCCTTTGACCGATATTTCAGTCACTTCATGGTCAGCTACAACAACAGTATCATCTGTGACGGAGACTGTAAGGTCAGCCAGGTGTGTGCGGTGCTCTACCTGGACCAGCTGTCCTACTCCAAATGTGCTAAGGGAAAATGGTAG